AAATTTCTAAAGCAGATTCAGAAAAAGAAGGTGCAATAACCACTTCGCAAAATAAACTATGGATTTCAGTTGCCGTTGCTTGGTCAATTTCCGTATTGCAGATTAAAATGCCTCCAAATGCCGAAACAGGGTCTCCAGCTAAAGCATCTGTATACGCTTGTTTTACGGTATTTCTTTGCGCAAAACCACAGGCGTTATTGTGTTTTAAAATAGCAAACGTTGGCGCTTCACCTTTAAATTCATTCATTAAATTTACAGCTGCATCTACATCTAATAAGTTGTTGTAGCTTAATTCTTTGCCATGAAGCTTGGTAAACATAGCGTCAAAATTGCCGAAGAAAAATCCTTTTTGGTGTGGGTTTTCGCCATAACGCAAAACTTGACCATTGTTTTCGCTTAATTTAAAACTGGCAATCTCATGATCTTGGTTGAAATAATTAAAAATAGCCGAATCGTAATGAGATGATACATTGAAGGATTTTGCTGCAAAACGTTTTCTGTCTGCTTCCGTTGTTTCTCCTTTTTGAGTTTCAAGTAACTCTAAAAATTCCTTATAATCATTTACAGAAGCCACGCAAACTACATCGGCATAATTTTTAGCTGCAGCGCGGATAAGTGAAATACCACCAATATCAATCTTTTCAATAATATCTTGTGTGTCGGCACCTGAAGCTACCGTTTTTTCAAAGGGATATAAATCTACAATGACTAGATCTATTTGCGGAATATTAAATTCAGCCAATTCTGCAACATCACTTGTATTATTTTGTCTGTTTAAAATACCGCCAAAAACTTTTGGGTGTAATGTTTTTACGCGACCTCCCAAAATAGATGGGTAGGAGGTTACATCTTCAACAGGAACGACAGGAATGCCTAGATCCTTAATGAATTTTTCGGTTCCTCCTGTGGAGTATATCGTAACGTTTTGTTGGTGTAATGTTTTTACAATTGGCGCTAACCCGTCTTTACTGAAAACAGAAATTAATGCCGATTTAATAGTTTTAGTTGTACTCATGTGTGTTGTGTTGTTTTATGCCTGCAAAAGTAGGGAATTACATTAAAAAAAGTGGTTGTGTTTTGGTTTAAAACACAACTGTTTTTCAACTTAAAAAGGAAGTTATTAACAGTTATAAAATTGTAGCAACTTTTTTGCAAACAAACTCCAAAAAGCGTTCATCCATTTCTGTAAACGGATCGGGTGTATTGGAATCGATATCAATTTGTCCAATATTCTGACTATTTACAAAAATAGGGACTACAATTTCAGCCTTTACGGTTAGGCTGCACGCAATATAATTATCTTGAGCAGACACATCGGGAACCACAAAGTTCTGATTACTAATAGCAACTTGACCACAAATACCTTTTCCAAACGGAATAATGGTATGATCTGTAGGTTCACCAACATAAGGGCCTAATTTTAATTCGTTTTTATCACCATTTTTAAAATAAAAACCAACCCAATTATAATAGGGTATTTCTTTTTCAAGTAAAGCACAAATAGCTAATAGTCTGTCATCTACAGATGTTTCTGTTTGTTGAATAATTTCAGTTACAGCAGGTTTTAATTCTTGGAGTGTCATTAGTTTTTTAAGTTTCCGCAAAAGTATTTAAATTGCAATGATTTATACGTGTCAATTTGTATAACTTTAACAACGAAATGACTAAAATTTTAGCGTGAAAAAACTACTTCAAAAATACAAATCGGTTATTAGATTTATACTCACGTTTTTGTTGGTTTATGCGGTTATGACGTTTGGGTATAAATTTTATTTGCAATTATCAACCGGTGCGGTTTATTATCCGGATTATATGACACATATTGTGGCGCAACAAAGTGCGGATTTGCTGCAAACATTGGGTTATGAGGCGCAGGTGTTGCCACATCCAGATGAAGCGTCCATGAAACTTTTTATCAATGAGAAATATGTAGCACGTGTTATTGAAGGCTGTAATTCCGTAAGTGTTATCATTCTGTTTATGGCATTTATTCTAGCGTTTTCAGGTCGTTTTAAAACAACTATTATTTACCTTTTAGCTGGAAGCGTTTTGATTTATGTTGTTAATTTATTTCGTGTGGTGATACTTTCAGTTGGGTTATTCCATTATCCATGGCGAAAAGATATTTTGCATACCGTTATTTTTCCTGCCATTATTTATGGTATGGTGTGTTTGCTTTGGGTAGTTTGGGTTAACCGATTTTCAAAAATAGCTTCCAACAAATGAGTAAAGCATTAACTTATTTAACTATTGGAGTTTTAGCTACACTGTTAGTGTTAATCCGTGTATTTGAGCAACAGTTGTTTTACGATCCGTTTTTAGCATTTTTTCAAAACGATTATCTTTATATTGATTCACCAAGACGTGAAGTGTTTAAGCTCACCGCTTTTACCAGTTTGCGTTTTCTATTGAATACGGTTCTGTCTCTAGGTATTTTATTTGCCATTTTTAAAGATGTCAGCGTGCTTAAATTTTCGTTATTAATTTATGGTGCTGCTTATCTGATTCTTATTTTATTGTTTTTGTATTTTGTAATCAATCCGAAACAAGAGGATTATTATTTGTTTTTTAATACGCGACGCTTTTTAATTCAGCCACTTATTCTTTTACTTCTTATTCCGGCTTTTTTCTATCATAAGAAGAATACCGCGCATTAATCAAGCTTAAAAATTATTTTATCAAACACATTTATTGTAAATTTGCAGCACAATTACGGTATGATAAAAACCTTTATATATAAAACATTTTCTGCTAGCATGGCTTTGTTAGTCTTATTTTCAACGGTATCTTTTACTGTTGAAAAGCATTTTTGTGGTGATGTTTTAATTGATGCAGCCGTTTTTGATACCGCTGAAAAATGCACATCAGACAGTTATGAGCTAAAAGCAGCTATGGATTGCTGTAAAGACACGATTGATGTTATAAAAGGTCAAGATGAATTAAGCGTAAAAACGTTCAATGACCTCGATTTTGATCAGCAGTTATTTATAGCGACTTATGCGCATACTTACTTAAATTTATTTGAAGGTTTACCACAATTGGTTATTCCTCATGAAAACTATTCTCCTCCCAACTTGATTTTCGATATTCAGATTCTGGATCAAGTTTTCATCATTTGATTATTTAACGATTTTTATTTTGTGAGTTTTTCCTCATAAAAACCCTATTGGTTTTGTGTGTCAGTGGCTTCATTGATTAACAAAACAACTTATAAATACGTTAAATTTTAATTCGATATTAATAATGATACATACATATACCATTTCAGGGATGACCTGCAATGGCTGTGAAAATTTAGTGGAAGATGCGCTAATAAAGCTGGATGCCATTCAAGATGTTCAAGTCCATATAGAAGCTTCAGAAGCAAGCATGACATTGAAAAAAGAGATAGGCTTGTCCACATTACAAGAGGCACTTCCGAAACAGTTCACCATCAAACCAAATCTTTCTTAATATGAAAAATATATTATTTATTTTAGGCTTTATGCCATTTTTGGTTATGTCTCAAGATAACTTGAAAGGTGTAATTTTAGAAGCCAATCAAGATCAAAAAGAAATGCCTGTGGCAGGTGCCAATGTTTATTGGTTAAACACTGCTGTTGGTGCTGTTACGGATTTTGACGGGAATTTTACCATTCCTTATCAATCTGATTATGAAAAATTAGTCGTCAGTTTTGTAGGTTATAAAACGGATACGATTTCTGTTAATTCTGTCAAGCCTATAAAGCATTTATTAGAACCAACAAGTGCATTGGATGAGGTTGTCGTAACCTCCAGAAATCAAGCTACAGCAAAATCATATTTACAATCCCAAAATATTATGGTGGTAAGTAGCGATGAATTATTAAAAGCAGCTTGTTGTAATTTGGCAGAAAGCTTTGAAACCAATCCATCAATTGATGTAAATTTTGCGGATGCCGTTTCGGGAACACGACAAATAAAAATGTTAGGATTAACCACGCCTTATATTTTGATTGCTACAGAAAACATTCCGTCTATTCGCGGTGCATCTCAAGCTTACGGATTAAGTTTTATTCCAGGTACTTGGGTAGAAAGTATTCAAATTGGTAAAGGCGCCGGAAGTGTGGTTAATGGTTTTGAAAGTATTGCAGGGCAAATAAATGCCGAACTAGTAAAACCTTCAACGGATAAAAAATTATTTGTCAATCTTTATGGTGGCAATAATGATCGCTATGAATTAAATACTCATGTAAATACCAAAGTAAGTGAGAAATGGGCAACCGGTTTATATCTTCATGGCAGTACTCAAAACACGAAACATGACGTAAATGATGATAATTTTATGGATATGCCAACCTACAATCAGATTAATGTAATGAACAGGTGGCAATATACCAACCCGGAAAAGGGTATTGTTAGCTTTATTAATTTGAAGTATTTAAACGATGGTAAGCAAACAGGAGAAGTCAATTTTAATCCAGACACAGACAAAGGAACTACGAATGCTTGGGGAAGTGAAATTGATACCGAACGTTATGAGGTGTCTGCAAAGTTGGGTTATGTAAACCCGAACATTCCGTATCAAAGTATTGGTGTTCAAACGGCTTTTAGTCGGCATGAACAGGATTCTTATTTTGGGCTGAATGTTTATGATATTGTTCAAAACAGTTTATATGCCAATGCCATGTACAATACCTTAATTGGTGATACACGTCATAAAGTAAAAACAGGTTTAAGTTTTACTTATGATCATTATGATGAGTTGGTAAATACCCAAGATTACGAACGAACGGAATCATCTGTAGGTGCATTTTTTGAGTATAATTATGATAATTTAGAGAACTTAAACCTAACGGCCGGTGTTCGTGTAGATGAGCATAATTTACTCGGATTTTTTGTAACGCCAAGATTGCATTTGCGATATACACCTTGGGAAAAGTCAGCATTTAGAGCATCCGTTGGTCGTGGAAAACGTAGTGCGAATATCTTTACAGAAAATCAACAAATGTTTGCAACATCAAGAACAATTAACATTGTTAATTCTGGAGGTGCTGTTTATGGGCTAGACCCAGAAATTGCTTGGAATTACGGCGTTTCATTCCTGCAAGGGTTTAATTTGTTTGGTAGAAAAGGTGATGTGACGTTTGATTATTACCGCACCGATTTTCAAAATCAAATTGTCGTAGATTATGAAAACCCACAGGCAGTCAGTTTTTATAATTTGGAAGGTGATAGTTATGCCAATAGTTTTCAAGCAGAAGTAAATTATACTATATTTAATCGTTTTGATTTACGTTTGGCTTACAAGTATTACGATGTTAAAACCCAATACCAATCCGGTAAATTGGATAAGCCATTAACGCCAAAACACCGTTTCTTTGCCAACGCTGGATATGAAACGCATCAAACCGATTCTGGTGGTCATTGGAAATTTGATGCCACATATAATTGGTTAAGTAAGCAACGTTTTTCGTCCACGCAAACAAATCCAGTAGCGTATCAATTACCAAAGTATACACCAACGGTTGGAACTTTAAATTTGCAGGTCACTAAAGTATTTTCTCCGAAATTTGAAGTATATTTAGGAGGCGAAAACGTCACCAATGTGCGTCAAGATAATCCAATTGTAGCAGCCGATGATCCGTTTGGCGCTAATTTTGATACCACATTTGTATATGGACCCGTATTTGGTAGTATGTATTATGCCGGATTGCGATTTAAAATTAATTAAAACTAAAAATAATAATCAGATTTCTGTTTTTACAGAATTCATAAAAGAAAAACAACATGAAAAAATTAGGAATATTAATAGTTATGCTTTTTGGTTTAACAGCCTTTTCACAAGATAAGAACGCCAGAGCCTCTATAGAAGTAGATGGTGTTTGTAATATGTGTAAAGAACGCATTGAGAAAGCATGTATTAGAACAAAAGGTGTAAAATCGGCTGTATGGAATGTAGAGACTCATGAGTTAAAGCTGATTTTTGATGAACGTAAAACCGATTTAAAAACCATTAATCAAAGTATTGCCGATATTGGTCACGATACCAAAGAAATCAAAGCAAGCGATGATGCTTATAATAGCTTACATGCCTGTTGCTTATATAGAGATGAAGCAGTACAAGAGGATCATAAAAATGATTAATTAACGGAAAACTATATAGAAAACCCAAGCATAAAGTTTGGGTTTTTTTATTGTTGACATATTCCATTAAAATGATTAACTTACTATATCATTAAAAAAGAAGAACCATGTCAAGAAAACTAATCCTATCCAGTAATTCTCAAGTGCAAGTTTCAGGTGTAAAAAATGCCTTGGACGAAGCGCAAATTGCATATTTTGAAATTAATAAATCTGATTCTTCCTATCCGGGAATTTTAGGTCAAATTGAAATTCATGTTCATGATGCTGATGAAGCCAAAGCTTTATTAGTAATTAAGGATTTGGTAAACAATTAAGGGTTTCCAAGTCCTATTGTATTGTTATGGCTTCTGGTTTCGGAATTCCATTAATCAGTAATATTCACAGGCACCATAAGTTTTTTTTAGCCACCAAATGTTTTAGAAGACGTGTTATAATTTAAAAGTGATTCCCTAATACTATCAAAACGTATTTGATTTTATTAGCGTGTTGTTTCTAATTGGTATAAAGTATTATCACTAAAAAACGCCTCAAGAAATTGAGGCGTTTTTAGTAGTATAAATTAGCTTATAAAGTTTTGGACTACATCATGCCTGGCATTCCGCCACCGCCCATTGGCATAGCAGGTGCATCTTCTTTAATGTCAATTAAAGCACATTCAGTCGTTAAAATCATTCCTGCAACAGATGCTGCATTTTCTAATGCTACACGTGTTACTTTTTTAGGATCGATAATTCCAGCTTTTAGCATATCAACATAGGTTCCTGATTTAGCATCAAAACCAAAGTCTTTTTTACCTTCTAATACTTTAGCAATTACAACGCTTCCTTCGCCACCTGCATTTTCAACAATGGTTCTTAAAGGTGCTTCAATAGCACGTGCTACAATTTGGATACCTGTAACTTCGTCTAAATTTTCAGCTGTTAATTTTTGTAATAAACCAATGGCTCTTACAAGCGCAACACCACCACCAGCAACAATGCCTTCTTCAACGGCAGCTCTAGTTGCGTGAAGTGCATCATCCACACGGTCTTTCTTTTCTTTCATTTCCACTTCACTAGCCGCACCAACATAAAGTACAGCAACACCTCCAGCTAATTTGGCTAAACGTTCTTGAAGTTTTTCCTTATCATAATCGCTTGTTGTTGTTTCAATTTGCGCTTTGATTTGGTTTACACGGTTTTTAATGGCGCTAGCATCTCCAGAACCATTTACAATAGTGGTATTATCCTTATCAATAGTTACTGTTTCAGCAGTTCCTAACATGCTTAAATCGGCGTTTTCTAATGAAAAACCACGCTCTTCAGAAATAACAACACCACCTGTAAGAATAGCAATATCTTCTAACATGGCTTTACGTCTGTCTCCAAAACCAGGTGCTTTAACAGCAGCAATTTTAAGTCCACCACGTAATTTATTTACAACTAATGTTGCAAGTGCTTGACCTTCTACATCTTCAGCGATAATTAATAATGGTCTTCCAGATTGGGCAACTGGTTCTAAAATTGGAAGTATTTCTTGTAAGTTCGAAATTTTCTTGTCAAATAATAAAATGTATGGATTTTCTAAATCAGCAACCATTTTATCAGAATCAGTAACAAAGTAAGGCGATAAATAACCTCTGTCAAATTGCATGCCTTCTACAACATCCACATAGGTTTCCATTCCCTTCGCTTCTTCAACGGTAATAACACCTTCTTTGCCAACTTTACTAAACGCTTTGGCAATTAAATCGCCAATTGTTTCATCGTTGTTCGCAGAAATAGAAGCAACTTGCTTTATTTTTTCAGAAGAATTCCCAACTTGTTTGGACTGCTTAGCAAGATCTGCAACAATAGTCTCAACAGCTTTGTCAATACCGCGTTTTAAATCCATTGGATTTGCACCTGCCGCTACGTTTCTTAAACCTTCTTTTACAATTGCCTGCGCCAATACGGTAGCTGTAGTTGTGCCATCACCAGCTAAATCGTTGGTTCTACTAGCAACTTCTTTTACCATTTGTGCGCCCATATTTTCAAGCTCATTTTCAAGCTCTACTTCTTTAGCAACTGTTACACCATCTTTAGTTACTTGTGGTGCACCAAAACTTCTACTAATAATTACGTTACGACCTTTTGGTCCTAATGTTACTTTTACTGCATTTGCTAATGCATCCACACCACGTTTTAAACCGTCGCGTGCGTCAATATCAAATTTTATATCTTTTGCCATAATGAATAATTTTATTTAAAATTTTAAACGTTAAAAAATCAGTAATCAGATTCCAAAAAGGAATTCAAGTGTGTCAATTTTAAATGTTTATAATTTGTT
Above is a window of Bizionia sp. M204 DNA encoding:
- the purH gene encoding bifunctional phosphoribosylaminoimidazolecarboxamide formyltransferase/IMP cyclohydrolase yields the protein MSTTKTIKSALISVFSKDGLAPIVKTLHQQNVTIYSTGGTEKFIKDLGIPVVPVEDVTSYPSILGGRVKTLHPKVFGGILNRQNNTSDVAELAEFNIPQIDLVIVDLYPFEKTVASGADTQDIIEKIDIGGISLIRAAAKNYADVVCVASVNDYKEFLELLETQKGETTEADRKRFAAKSFNVSSHYDSAIFNYFNQDHEIASFKLSENNGQVLRYGENPHQKGFFFGNFDAMFTKLHGKELSYNNLLDVDAAVNLMNEFKGEAPTFAILKHNNACGFAQRNTVKQAYTDALAGDPVSAFGGILICNTEIDQATATEIHSLFCEVVIAPSFSESALEILKGKKNRILLTQNDIELPKTIVRTCLNGVLVQERDSLTDTIENLTYATNNKPSESELEDLIFASKICKHTKSNTIVLAKNKQLCASGTGQTSRVDALNQAIHKAQSFNFDLKGAVMASDAFFPFPDCVEIADNAGISAVIQPGGSIKDQLSVDYCNENNVSMVMTGTRHFKH
- a CDS encoding GAF domain-containing protein codes for the protein MTLQELKPAVTEIIQQTETSVDDRLLAICALLEKEIPYYNWVGFYFKNGDKNELKLGPYVGEPTDHTIIPFGKGICGQVAISNQNFVVPDVSAQDNYIACSLTVKAEIVVPIFVNSQNIGQIDIDSNTPDPFTEMDERFLEFVCKKVATIL
- the xrtF gene encoding exosortase family protein XrtF, with the protein product MKKLLQKYKSVIRFILTFLLVYAVMTFGYKFYLQLSTGAVYYPDYMTHIVAQQSADLLQTLGYEAQVLPHPDEASMKLFINEKYVARVIEGCNSVSVIILFMAFILAFSGRFKTTIIYLLAGSVLIYVVNLFRVVILSVGLFHYPWRKDILHTVIFPAIIYGMVCLLWVVWVNRFSKIASNK
- a CDS encoding exosortase F system-associated protein, encoding MSKALTYLTIGVLATLLVLIRVFEQQLFYDPFLAFFQNDYLYIDSPRREVFKLTAFTSLRFLLNTVLSLGILFAIFKDVSVLKFSLLIYGAAYLILILLFLYFVINPKQEDYYLFFNTRRFLIQPLILLLLIPAFFYHKKNTAH
- a CDS encoding heavy-metal-associated domain-containing protein — protein: MIHTYTISGMTCNGCENLVEDALIKLDAIQDVQVHIEASEASMTLKKEIGLSTLQEALPKQFTIKPNLS
- a CDS encoding TonB-dependent siderophore receptor, whose amino-acid sequence is MKNILFILGFMPFLVMSQDNLKGVILEANQDQKEMPVAGANVYWLNTAVGAVTDFDGNFTIPYQSDYEKLVVSFVGYKTDTISVNSVKPIKHLLEPTSALDEVVVTSRNQATAKSYLQSQNIMVVSSDELLKAACCNLAESFETNPSIDVNFADAVSGTRQIKMLGLTTPYILIATENIPSIRGASQAYGLSFIPGTWVESIQIGKGAGSVVNGFESIAGQINAELVKPSTDKKLFVNLYGGNNDRYELNTHVNTKVSEKWATGLYLHGSTQNTKHDVNDDNFMDMPTYNQINVMNRWQYTNPEKGIVSFINLKYLNDGKQTGEVNFNPDTDKGTTNAWGSEIDTERYEVSAKLGYVNPNIPYQSIGVQTAFSRHEQDSYFGLNVYDIVQNSLYANAMYNTLIGDTRHKVKTGLSFTYDHYDELVNTQDYERTESSVGAFFEYNYDNLENLNLTAGVRVDEHNLLGFFVTPRLHLRYTPWEKSAFRASVGRGKRSANIFTENQQMFATSRTINIVNSGGAVYGLDPEIAWNYGVSFLQGFNLFGRKGDVTFDYYRTDFQNQIVVDYENPQAVSFYNLEGDSYANSFQAEVNYTIFNRFDLRLAYKYYDVKTQYQSGKLDKPLTPKHRFFANAGYETHQTDSGGHWKFDATYNWLSKQRFSSTQTNPVAYQLPKYTPTVGTLNLQVTKVFSPKFEVYLGGENVTNVRQDNPIVAADDPFGANFDTTFVYGPVFGSMYYAGLRFKIN
- a CDS encoding heavy-metal-associated domain-containing protein; protein product: MKKLGILIVMLFGLTAFSQDKNARASIEVDGVCNMCKERIEKACIRTKGVKSAVWNVETHELKLIFDERKTDLKTINQSIADIGHDTKEIKASDDAYNSLHACCLYRDEAVQEDHKND
- a CDS encoding DUF2007 domain-containing protein translates to MSRKLILSSNSQVQVSGVKNALDEAQIAYFEINKSDSSYPGILGQIEIHVHDADEAKALLVIKDLVNN
- the groL gene encoding chaperonin GroEL (60 kDa chaperone family; promotes refolding of misfolded polypeptides especially under stressful conditions; forms two stacked rings of heptamers to form a barrel-shaped 14mer; ends can be capped by GroES; misfolded proteins enter the barrel where they are refolded when GroES binds), giving the protein MAKDIKFDIDARDGLKRGVDALANAVKVTLGPKGRNVIISRSFGAPQVTKDGVTVAKEVELENELENMGAQMVKEVASRTNDLAGDGTTTATVLAQAIVKEGLRNVAAGANPMDLKRGIDKAVETIVADLAKQSKQVGNSSEKIKQVASISANNDETIGDLIAKAFSKVGKEGVITVEEAKGMETYVDVVEGMQFDRGYLSPYFVTDSDKMVADLENPYILLFDKKISNLQEILPILEPVAQSGRPLLIIAEDVEGQALATLVVNKLRGGLKIAAVKAPGFGDRRKAMLEDIAILTGGVVISEERGFSLENADLSMLGTAETVTIDKDNTTIVNGSGDASAIKNRVNQIKAQIETTTSDYDKEKLQERLAKLAGGVAVLYVGAASEVEMKEKKDRVDDALHATRAAVEEGIVAGGGVALVRAIGLLQKLTAENLDEVTGIQIVARAIEAPLRTIVENAGGEGSVVIAKVLEGKKDFGFDAKSGTYVDMLKAGIIDPKKVTRVALENAASVAGMILTTECALIDIKEDAPAMPMGGGGMPGMM